The Candidatus Nitrosoglobus terrae genome segment ACTCAGCTTTACGCTCAGCAAGCCTTGTATTCCATTCCTTAAGTTTTTCCTGCGCTGTGTGCGCTTGCTCGATACGCCGCTGGTACAGTTTTTCTACCAGCACGCCGAGGGAGCGGATTGAGTTCATTGCCCGATAACATAAAGCAAGATGCACGCCAAAGCGGTGATTATCCGGCGCACTGGTATAAAGTTCTTTTAAGATTACGGCTGCTTCGGCGTGACGATCACCGTCCATATAAGCGCGGGCCAGATTATAGCGCAGCTCCTGTACTGTGCTAGCGATCGCCTGTTCATGGTTGTCATCAAGTTTATCGATATAGCCCAGCGCTATGAGCTGTTGTAGTGCTGCCTGTTCGGCCAGTGGATCGCTCTGGATCTCAGCTGGATGCATCGCCGCATCCCCTTCGACTGCGTCCCAGCTTGGGATTCTGTCAATTTCAGGCATAGTTATAAATGCCTGCACAAGCGGTTTGCCGTCCATATCTTCTCCAATCGGCAGCCCAAACAGGGTTAGCACCGTTGGTGCCACATCCAGCAGGCTCGCACCATGGATCAGCTCATCACGCTTAATGCTGGAGCCAGCCATAGCAAAAATGCCAAAATCTCGGTGCTCAATGGCCGGTCCAGCTGGCTCATTAGGAATCTCTGCTGGCCGGTTATGATCAGGGTGAAAACCGTGATCCGATACCAAGATAACGGTCGTATCTTCACCTGCCAGTTCTAGTAACCGCGCCAGCATCATATCGTGATAGCGGTAGCCGTTCTGGACTACGTCTTTGTAGATCTCGAAGTCATGCTCCGGGATGTAGGCTTGCCGTGGTGGATGGTACTTCATGAAACCGTGGCAGAAGTGGTCAATAGCATCGTAATAGACGGCCATTAGATCCCATGGCTGGTTTTCCATTGCCCAAGTTGCTGCGGCGTGGACGCTTGACGCCTCGGCGAAGGTTTTCATGGCCATGCCAAGGCGCTTATCCTTGTCCTGATCGATCTCAGTGGCGCGAGGTATAAAGGGGAGAATTTCCTCCGCCGTCAGCTCTAGGTATAAAGGGGAGAATTTCCTCCGCCGTCAGCTCTAAGGGATGAAAACGCAGATCGGCAAAGGTCTCTGCCAGATGCGCTGGGTGTACCGTGCCGGGAGGGAGTGGCCACGGCTGATCAAGCGGGCCGATCGCTTGATGGTAATGGTTGGAGATCATGACCCCGTCAATGGGCTCGACGGGTGCGCTGGGCCACTAGGCAATCACGTGGGATTTAAGCCCATTTTGATGCAAAATATTCCACAGTGCCTTGGTTTTACGGGAAAGGTTGGAAACTGGGCGTACCCTGGTTCCATCCGGAATTGGCTCGGAGAAGCCTAAAATCCCATGCTTGTAAGGTCGCTTACCAGTTGCAATGGAGGTCCACAGCATGGGGGAGAGTACCGGGTGTAGGGTTGCAAGATTGCCCATTACCCCGCGTTCGATAACACTTTGTAATGCTGGCATTTTACCGGCATCCAGCAGCGGGTTAATCACCCGCCAGTCCGCCGCGTCCCAGCCGATGAGTAGCACTTTTTTTGCAAGCCGTTCGCCCATAGGTTCTCTCCCTTTGTATTTGCTTTTATCCTAAAATTTATGACTGAATTTGGCTTGAGTGGCTTTCCTGTGGTCGCCGCCGCCGCAGCGCTGCAATGCCGACTGCACCCAAGGCCATCAGGCTGAGGCTGGAAGGTTCAGGCATTGATGATAGGGTGCCGGTATCGCCAGCGCGGATACTTTCCCCTGGGACTGACTGATAGGCCCAATCCACCAAGGTTAGGGAATTGATACTCCCTAATGAATCTCTTGGCGTAAGTTTGAACTGTAGCCAACCAAGATTATCATTTGCCGTGCGAAAACCCACAAAGCTATTTGTAATGCCTAGACCCCAGAGACCATAATGGCTATTGACTCTTTTAGTGCTGGTAGCTTTTTTAGTATTATAAATAAAAACATTTTGTGAAAACGGCAGCTGGCCTTTCACCCACGTAGCTGACCCGCCATACCTCGTTGCGTTGACGTTGTTGCTTATGATTGTTCCCTTACCAAAGTTAATGTCCTAGCATGCCCTAGGTAGCTACTCTTTCAATAATGTTCTAAGGAGTGTTAAAGAATCTGACATCTCAAAGGGCAAAAAATCAGAATAACGCTGCTTGAGTCGCTGCCAGACACGTCCGGAGCTGGGTTTACATAGCGGATTTATTGTAAAAAATTATGACATCTAATTAAGGGATGGCGGACTAACCGTTTCCTATGGACGGTTTCTGGCTGAGCTGTAGCGCTGCACTCCACCGATGGGTGGGTTAATCTTTATCTCTGAATCTTTTATGTTAGCTTGTCCATTGCGCTAGGTGCAATCCCTGTGGAAGTACACCTCTACAGGGATAGACCGGCTTATTCGGCGTTAATTGCTTATGTGTCGTAATTATCGGCTTATTTGCATTCACCGATTTGGCCGCTAAAGTAAATACGCAATCTCGCTGGGGGGCGTTATACCTCCTGTACTCCTTCTAGGGTAGCAAAGCCTACAGCCCTTTGTTGATTGGAACATTATTTAATGTTAAGCAACTCAATATTAAAAAGCAGGGTTTCATTGGGGCCGATGACATGACCTGCACCCTGTTCGCCATAAGCGAGCTTAGGCGGGATAGCAAGCTCCCATTTAGAGCCTACCGGCATGAGTTTTAACGCTTCCTGCCAGCCAGGAATAACATTACTGACTTTGAAGGTAA includes the following:
- a CDS encoding alkaline phosphatase family protein, giving the protein MGERLAKKVLLIGWDAADWRVINPLLDAGKMPALQSVIERGVMGNLATLHPVLSPMLWTSIATGKRPYKHGILGFSEPIPDGTRVRPVSNLSRKTKALWNILHQNGLKSHVIA
- a CDS encoding PEP-CTERM sorting domain-containing protein, whose translation is MKGQLPFSQNVFIYNTKKATSTKRVNSHYGLWGLGITNSFVGFRTANDNLGWLQFKLTPRDSLGSINSLTLVDWAYQSVPGESIRAGDTGTLSSMPEPSSLSLMALGAVGIAALRRRRPQESHSSQIQS